AAGTCGCAGCAGGCCGGGGTCGCGTTCCAGAAGCGCCGGCCGCCGGAGTCCACGGTGCCGTCGGGCGTGATCAGGTAGAAGCCCTCGGTGCGCGCGAGCCGCTCGAGCCGGAAGTAGGTCGACTGCGCGTCGCCGCTCGCGCCGTAGCCGTGCAGCAGGATGATGACCGGCAGGGGCGTCTCCCCGTCGTGCGCGCTGGGGAGGAAGTAGGCGGCGGGGCGCTCGTCGGGGCCGAGGGTCTCGGGGAAGACGGGCCCCGCGTCCTCGCTCGGCCCGGCGTCGCTCGGGCTCGCGGCGTCCCCGGGGGTCGGGCCGGCGTCGTCGGGCGACGTGCCCCCGTCGCATCCGGAGAGCGCGAAGCAGCCGGCCAGGAGGAGGACGAAGAGGAGGGCGAAGGAGAGGGGGCGGGTCATCGCGGGGGAGCATGCAACAGGCGGCGTGCGTGTGCATTCGTCAGGGCGTACACCGGCCGCATGTCCGAGTCCCTCTGGCTCCGCGAAGCCCCCGCCGCGCGCTGGCCCGACGCCGAATCGGGGAGCTGCGAGCTGCTGGTGATCGGGGCGGGGCTCGCGGGCGCGAGCGCGGCGCTTCACGCGCGAGCGCGCGGGGTGGACGCGCTGGTCATCGAGCGCGACGCGCCCGGCCGCGGCGCCTCGGGGCGCAACGCGGGTTTCGTGCTCGCCGCGCACGTCTTCGAGTACCCCGACATCCGCGCGCGCATCGGCGCGGACGCCGCGCGCGATCTGATGACGCTGAGCCGGCGCAACCACGCTCGCCTGAAGGAGCGCTTCGCGGCGGCGGCGGAGCACGCGCCCTCTGGCTCCGCGATGCTGTCGATGGAGGGCGACGAGGCGGAGGCCCGCGTGCTGGAGGAGGCCGCGGAGCTCTTGCGCGAGGACGGCGCGCGCTGCCACTTCACGGCGCCGCATCCCGCGCTGCGGGGCTTCGCGTCGCAGCTCGTGCTGCCGGACGACGCGCAGCTCCACCCGGGGAAGCTGGTCCGGGCGATGAGCGCCGGGATCGAGCGCGGCGTACGCGGGCACGTCGACGCGCTCGAGGGGGGCGTGGCGCGGATCGGAGACGCCGAGATCCGCTTCGAGCGCGCGCTGATCTGCACCAACGCGCACGCCGCGCAGCTCGTGCCCGCGCTCGGAGGCGTCGTCACCGGGCAGCGCGCCCAGATGCTCGCCACCGCGCCCGTCACGCCCACCCTGCAGATGCCGATGTACGCGAACTGGGGCTACGACTACTTCCGCCAGCGCCCCGACGGCGTCGTGCTGATGGGCGGTCGGCGTCATCTCTTCCGGGAGAGCGAAGCCACCGACTCGCTCGCGCCCACCGAGGAGGTCCAGGCCTCGCTCGAGCGCTACGTCGCCACACACATGCCCTTCGCGGCCGGCGCGCCCATCACCGATCGCTGGGCCGGCACGATGGGATTCTCCCCGGACGAGCTCCCCCTGCTCGGCCGCGCGCCCGGGATGGCCCCGGAGGTGCACGTGCTCGCGGGCTTCACCGGGCACGGCCTCGGCCTCGCGACCGCGCTCGCCGAGCTCGCGGTGGACGTGATCACGGGCCACGCGTCCGCGGAGGACGCGCGCATGGCGCGCCACTTCGACGCGGCTCGCTTCTCCGCCTGATCAGGCCGCGGCCTTCTCGGCCGACGCCGCGCGGGCGGCCTTGCGCGCACGTCGCGCCTCGGCCCGGGCGCGGTCTTCGGCCTCCTGCGGGGTCCCCGCGTACGGCTCGCGCGTGCCCATGAGGAGGTCGAACCACGGCTTGGTCACGCACCAGTTCGCGTCCTGGTTGCGCGCCATGTGGTGGTCGTAGTGCCAGGGGAGGTGCTCGCGCGCCCACTCGGGGTCGAGGTGCGCCCGCTTGTGCTTCGAGTAGTAGTTCCACGCCGAGTAGACGACCGTGCCCGTGAAGAAGGGCGCCACGGGGAAGAGCGGCAGGTGCAGCGCGGCCATGCCCAACACGGCCGCCGCCTCCTTGCCCTGCGCGTGCCAGCCGAACACCGAGCGCTCGTAGTCGGGGTCGTGGAAGCCCTTCGTCTTCGCCGCCCGGTGGTGCTCGATCCAGTGGAAGCTCCAGAAGCTCTCCCGCTTTCGCCCCGAGCCGTGCAGCACGTACTTGTGGATCAACCACTCACTCGCGTTCGCGTAGGCCAATCCCAACGGAATCCCTAGCATTTTCGCCTCCTCAGGAAGAATGACCGGACAGTCACTTTATTCTTAGCAGAATGTAGCCCCGTGTCCACAGACGACGAGACCCCCACGCAGGTGGCGCCCGAGCGGCTCCCCCCGGAGCGGCCCGGGCAGCCCGGTGGCAAACGAGACCGAAACCGCAGGCGGCGCATCGAGCAGCTGCGGCAGGCGGGGCTCACGCTCTTCCTCGAGCGCGGCGTCGACAGCGTCACCATCGACGACATCGCGTCGGCGGCGGGCACCGCGAAGGGCAACTTCTATCGCTACTTCACCGACAAGGTGGATCTCGTCTCCGCGATCGTCGAGCCCATGGCGAGCGCGGTGCGAGACGCCTTCGACCACTGCGAGGAGGGGCTCGAGGAGGCGCACGACGACCCGTCCCTCTTCGCCGCCTACAACCGCCTCGCGTTCGGCCTGATCCCCGTGGCGGTTCAGCACCCGGACGCCGTGCGGCTCTACCTCCAGGAGAGCCGCGCGCCGGCCGCGGGAGCGCGCAAGCCGATCCGCGACCTGGCCGATGTCATCCGCGCGCGCGCGGTCGACCTGACGCAGTTCGCCGTCGACCATGATCTGCTCCGCATCCCGGACCCGCGCATCTCCGCGCTGGCGGTGGTCGGCGCGGTCGAGCAGCTCACCTGGTCGGTCCTCGGCGAGGGGCTCGACACGCCTCCCGATCAGATCGCGGGTACCCTCATCTCACTCGTCCTCAGCGGTATCCGGAGCTGACGCGCGCCATGCTCGACCTTCCACGCCTCTCGCGCATCCGCCTCTCGGCCCGGCCTCGTGGCCAGCGCGTCGTCGCGCTCGCGCTCCTCGGGCCCAACTACGAGCTGCCGCCGCGCGTGCGCATCGACCTCGAGGGCGCCCACCACGTCCCCGACGAGCCGGTCATCTTCGCGATGAACCACACCGATCGGTTCAACTACTGGCCCTTCCAGTACGCGTGGTGGCGCAGGCACGGCCGCTTCACCGCGACGTGGGTGAAGGGGAAGTACTACGAGAACGAGTGGGTCGGCCGCTTCATGGAGATGACCAACAACATCCCCACGGTCTCGCGCGGCTACCTCATCACGAAGGACTTCCTCGCCACGCTCGGCCGTCGGCCCGCCAACGAGGAGTACGCGGCGCTGCGCGCGCTGATCAACGCGGCCGCGCAGGGGGAAGAGGCGGAGCCCGACGCGGTCATCCCGCGCGAGCTCCTCGAGACGCCGCGTGACATGCTCGGCCGGCGCTTCGAGCCGTCTCGCGAGCCCTACGCGGTCGCGCTCGACGAGCTCTTCCGCGCCATGATGCGCCAGTTCACCGCGCTCAACCGCGAGGCCGCGGACCTCGGGCTCGACATCCTGATCTTCCCGCAGGGCACGCGGTCCATCCGCCTCTCCCGCGGGCGCGTGGGCCTGTCGCAGATCGCGATGCACCTCGAGCGTCCGGTCGTGCCCGTGGGCTGCAGCGGCAGCGACCTCGTCTACCCGGGCAGCCTCCCCGTCGCCCGCCCCGGGCGCATCACCTACCGCTTCGGCGAGGCCATCCACCCGCGGGACGCGAAGGCCTGGGTCGACCGCGCCGAGTTCGAGCCCTTCACGCCGGAGGCGGAGCGCGAGCACCAGGCTTCGTTCCAGACCTACGTGGACGACGTCATGGATCGCATCGAGCCGCTCGTGGACGCCCGCTATCGTTTCTCCGAGGACGGGGAGAGCGAGGGCGTGGAAGGGACGCGCAGGTTCGTATGAAGCGGCTCTGGGGGGTGGGGATCTTGGTCTGCGCCGGGGGGTGTGGGTTGACGCTCGATCTGTTGCCCCCCGATCCCGACGGCGGCGTGGGCGGTATGGATGCGCGGGTGTCGCGCGACGGTGGGGGGCGCGACGCGAGGGTCGCCGAGGACGCCGCGATGGACGCCGCCTCGCTCGACGCCGCGCCGGACGCCTCGCGCGACGCCGACGTCGTCACCCCGGACGCCGACGTCCTGCCGGCCGACGGCGGTCCGACGCCCGACTGCGCCGAGACGTGCCCCGACTCGCACGTCTGCGACTTCGGCCTCGGGCGCTGCTTCGGAGACGCGGTGTGTCTCGAGCGGCCGGCGGGGTGCCCCGACCGCTTCGCGCCGGTCTGCGGCTGCGACCGCAACACCTACTCGAACGCGTGCGAGGCGCGCGCGGCCGGCACCAGCGTCGCGTCCGAGGGGGAGTGCCCGGACTTCGTGCGCGCCGGGGAGTGCGCGATGACGCCGCCGCCGCAGACCGAGCCGGGGTGTCTCCCCTGCTTCGACGACCGGGACTGCACCCCCGCCGCGCCGCAGTGCGTCGCCTCGGTGTGTGCGCCCGGCGGCAGCGGGTTCTGTCGCTTCGAGGGCGGCCCGCGCGATTGCTACTACGACTACGAGTGCCCCGACACCGAGCGTTGCCGTGGGCCCGAGGTCACGGGGTGCCCGCCAGCCTTGGTGACGCAGGGGAGCTGCGGTTGATCCACAGGCTCGCCGCCCTGCTCTGCGCGGCCGGCTGCCTGTGGCCCGACGGCGCGCATGCGCTCGGGCGCTACTGCGAGCGCGTCGACGATCGCTGCTGGGACTGCGCCGACGTGGCCTTCGGGTTCGCGATCCCGTGCGACGACGATCCGTGCGCGCCGAGCGAGGTGTGCGTGCAGCGCGACGGCGCCCCGGAGTGCCACGTCACCACGCGCCTCTGCTGCAGCGAGGCGTGCGCCCAGCCGCCCGGGTGCGAGGGCGCGGCGACGGCGTGCGGCGGAGACAGCCCGGGCCGCCCCGACCAGTGCACGTTCCTGAACGACTGCCCCGATCCGTTCCCCAGCGACGCGGGCGTGAACGGGGACGACGCGGGCCCGCCCGTGTCGCAGGACGGCGGCGCGCCCCCGCGAGACGCGGGCGTGTTCTTCGACGCCGCGCCGCCCTCGAGGCCGCCCTCGTTCCGAGGCGGCGGCGGCTGCGTTTGCGCGGCCGCTCCCGGTGCGCCCGGAAGAGGGGTCTGGTGGTTGGTCAGTTTCGCTTGCGTCCACGCGTTTGCGCGAAGGCGGCGAGGCCGGGGACGTGCTGGCCGAGGAACGCGCCCAGCTTGCCGTGCGCGGTGAAGACGTACTCGCGCTTGCGGGCGTGGACGGCGTCGAGCATCACGCGCGCCGCCGCGTCGGCGGACCACATCAGCTTCTGGGGCCGCGGATCGTCGCGCTCCGGGTGGTGCACGCCTTCGTTGTCCACCTGCGCGATCTCGCTCTCCACGAAGCCCGGGTGGAGCAGCGTGCAGCTCACCCCGCTCCCGGCGAGCTCGATGTGGAGTGACTGCGCCAGCCCGCGGACGGCGAACTTGCTCGCGACATAGGCGCCGTTCTTGGCCAGCGGCACGAACGCGGCCACCGACCCGACGAAGGCGACGCGGCCGCGGGCGGCGCGCAGGTGCGGCAGCGCGTGCTTGGCCGTCATCGCCGCGCCCACCACGTTCACGTCGAGCTGGCGCCGTAGATCGTCCGCGCTGAGCGCCTCGACCTTGCCCACGACGCCATAGCCCGCGTTCGCGATCGCGACGTCGAGGGTGCCCAGCTCACGGGCCACGCGATCGGCGGCGTCCTTCACCTGCGGCTCCTCGGTCACGTCGCACGGGACGGCGAGCCCGCGCCGCCCGAGCGCGGTCACCTCCGCGGCGACCGCCTCGAGCTTGTCCGCGCGTCGGCCCGACACCGCCACGTCGGCGCCCCGCCGCGCCAGCTCGAGCGCGAGCGCCCGACCGATCCCGCTACCGCCGCCCGTGACCCAGGCGGCCTGCCCCTCGAAGCGTCTGGCCATGCGCTCGGAGTAGCACGTCAGCCGCGCTCGCGTCCGCCCTGGCACCGCAGGCAGAAGGGCGACTCGGGGCGGGCCCGGAGGCGTCGGTAGCCGATCGGCTCGTCGCAGCTGCGACAGTCTCCGTACTCGCCGCTCTCCATCGCCGCGAGCGCCACCCGGACCTGGCCCATGCGGAGTTGCTGCTTCTCCTTGCTCGCCTCGGCCATCTTCTGCTGCTGGATGGCGTCGATGCGCGAGACCCGTCCGATCGGCTGATCGAGGTCGACCACCTTCGCGCCCTCGGCCGCGCTCTTCAGCGAGGCGGTCAGCTCCACCTCGAGCGCCTCGAGCGCGGCCCGGAGCTCGTCGATCTGCGTCTCGGTCAGCTCGTCGTCCATGCCGCGAGGATAACCGGTCACGTTCCGGGGCGTCGGCGCCACGCACTGTCGGTGGGGCGGGCGTCGAATCGATTCCGGATGGCAGCGGCGTGCTCTTCCGAGCAGCAGATGCGTTTCATCTCGGCCGATTTCCGGGGAAAAACGCGTCTGGAGCGTCGCGTGCTGCGGTCTTTACCAAAGCCTGACCTGGGTTTCCGTGGTCTGGGTGTCTGTCGACCCGAGGAGGTTCTCTCATGAGATCACGCATGCGATTCGGACGAGCGGCGCGAAAGCGTCTGGGGGTGGCGGCTGGCGCGGTGGTGCTGGCCTTCGGGGCGATTGTCCTGGCGCGCGCGCCGTCGGCGGCCAGAGCGCCCGACGAGGCGCCGCCGGACGGAGCGGACCCCGATGGAGCGAGCAGGGTGACGGCGGAGGGATCCCATCGGATCTCCATCGTCACGCCCGAGATGAGCGGGTTCCTGGCCCTCACGCAGGGCGCCGTCCTGGCGCACGGGACCCGCGAGCTCTTCGCGGAGCTCCGGCTCGAGGCGACGGACGAGGGCGGCGTCACGGCGCGGCGGCCGGTGGCCCTCGCGGTGGTGCTCGACACGAGCGGCTCGATGATGGGGGAGAAGATCGCCGAGGCGCGCCGCGCCGTGCACGCGCTGGCCGAGTCGATGCGGCCGGAGGATCGGCTGGCCATCGTGACCTACGACCACGGCGCGCGGCTCGTGCAGCCCCTCGCGCCCATCGCCGAGGTGCGGCGCACGCTCTCGGCCCGGGTCAACGAGATCTACGCGAGCGGCGGCACCAACATCCCGGCCGGCCTCCAGCTCGGCTCGACCGCGCTCTCCGACGCGCCGACGAACATGACGCACCGGCTGGTGCTCATCAGCGACGGGCTCGACGGCTCGGGCCAGCCGCTCGGCTCGGTGCAGGCGCAGATCGCGGGGCGCGCCAACGGCGGCGTGACCACGAGCGCGCTGGGCGTCGGCATCGACTACGACGAGCGCTGGCTGACCACGGTCGCGGACGCCGGGCGCGGCAACTACGAGTTCCTCGCCGACGGGGGCGCGCTCGGCGGCTTCCTGCACCGGGAGCTCGAGCAGGCCTCCACCACCGTCGCGGACGCGGCGTCGGTGGACCTGCAGCTGCCGCCCGGCTGGCGCGTCACCCACGCCTACGGCGGCAGCTTCGAGCAGGGCCGCGTCCCGCTCGGGGCCCTGTTCGCGGGGGAACGTCGCCGCGTGACGCTGCGTATGGAGATCGACGCCGGCGCCGCGGGGGAGGTCCGCGCGGTCGGCGCGAGGCTCGCATTCCGGTCCGCGATTCATGGATCAGATCGGAACCTGGACCTCGGACGTCTGTCGGTCAGCACGGTGAACGAGGAGGGGCACGTGGCAGATTCGAGAGACGTGGCGCTGCACGCGGAGGCGATCGCCCAGCACGTGGACGCGCGGCAGGCGCAGGCCATCGAGGCGTGGCGTGAGGGGCGGGCGGCCGAGGCGCGCGAGATCGCGGCCGACAACCTGGCGACGCTCGAGCAGTGGCAGCGCGCGGCCCCCGCGGCCGCGCCTGCGCTGAGGACGCGCGCCGCCGCGGCCAGCCGCGACATGGACAACTTCCAGCTGGACGCGCGATCGGCGGGCGGCCGGGCCTACGGGCTCGAGTCGAACGCCCGCCGCCGCTCCAGGGCGCAGGCGTACTGATGCGCGGGCGCGCGTGGTTCTTCGTCGGAGGCATGGCGCTCGCGCTGGGCCTCCTCGGGCAGCTCGACCAGCTCGGC
The sequence above is drawn from the Sandaracinaceae bacterium genome and encodes:
- a CDS encoding FAD-binding oxidoreductase, which codes for MSESLWLREAPAARWPDAESGSCELLVIGAGLAGASAALHARARGVDALVIERDAPGRGASGRNAGFVLAAHVFEYPDIRARIGADAARDLMTLSRRNHARLKERFAAAAEHAPSGSAMLSMEGDEAEARVLEEAAELLREDGARCHFTAPHPALRGFASQLVLPDDAQLHPGKLVRAMSAGIERGVRGHVDALEGGVARIGDAEIRFERALICTNAHAAQLVPALGGVVTGQRAQMLATAPVTPTLQMPMYANWGYDYFRQRPDGVVLMGGRRHLFRESEATDSLAPTEEVQASLERYVATHMPFAAGAPITDRWAGTMGFSPDELPLLGRAPGMAPEVHVLAGFTGHGLGLATALAELAVDVITGHASAEDARMARHFDAARFSA
- a CDS encoding TetR/AcrR family transcriptional regulator, translating into MSTDDETPTQVAPERLPPERPGQPGGKRDRNRRRRIEQLRQAGLTLFLERGVDSVTIDDIASAAGTAKGNFYRYFTDKVDLVSAIVEPMASAVRDAFDHCEEGLEEAHDDPSLFAAYNRLAFGLIPVAVQHPDAVRLYLQESRAPAAGARKPIRDLADVIRARAVDLTQFAVDHDLLRIPDPRISALAVVGAVEQLTWSVLGEGLDTPPDQIAGTLISLVLSGIRS
- a CDS encoding 1-acyl-sn-glycerol-3-phosphate acyltransferase: MLDLPRLSRIRLSARPRGQRVVALALLGPNYELPPRVRIDLEGAHHVPDEPVIFAMNHTDRFNYWPFQYAWWRRHGRFTATWVKGKYYENEWVGRFMEMTNNIPTVSRGYLITKDFLATLGRRPANEEYAALRALINAAAQGEEAEPDAVIPRELLETPRDMLGRRFEPSREPYAVALDELFRAMMRQFTALNREAADLGLDILIFPQGTRSIRLSRGRVGLSQIAMHLERPVVPVGCSGSDLVYPGSLPVARPGRITYRFGEAIHPRDAKAWVDRAEFEPFTPEAEREHQASFQTYVDDVMDRIEPLVDARYRFSEDGESEGVEGTRRFV
- a CDS encoding SDR family NAD(P)-dependent oxidoreductase; this encodes MARRFEGQAAWVTGGGSGIGRALALELARRGADVAVSGRRADKLEAVAAEVTALGRRGLAVPCDVTEEPQVKDAADRVARELGTLDVAIANAGYGVVGKVEALSADDLRRQLDVNVVGAAMTAKHALPHLRAARGRVAFVGSVAAFVPLAKNGAYVASKFAVRGLAQSLHIELAGSGVSCTLLHPGFVESEIAQVDNEGVHHPERDDPRPQKLMWSADAAARVMLDAVHARKREYVFTAHGKLGAFLGQHVPGLAAFAQTRGRKRN
- a CDS encoding TraR/DksA C4-type zinc finger protein, which codes for MDDELTETQIDELRAALEALEVELTASLKSAAEGAKVVDLDQPIGRVSRIDAIQQQKMAEASKEKQQLRMGQVRVALAAMESGEYGDCRSCDEPIGYRRLRARPESPFCLRCQGGRERG
- a CDS encoding VWA domain-containing protein; this translates as MRFGRAARKRLGVAAGAVVLAFGAIVLARAPSAARAPDEAPPDGADPDGASRVTAEGSHRISIVTPEMSGFLALTQGAVLAHGTRELFAELRLEATDEGGVTARRPVALAVVLDTSGSMMGEKIAEARRAVHALAESMRPEDRLAIVTYDHGARLVQPLAPIAEVRRTLSARVNEIYASGGTNIPAGLQLGSTALSDAPTNMTHRLVLISDGLDGSGQPLGSVQAQIAGRANGGVTTSALGVGIDYDERWLTTVADAGRGNYEFLADGGALGGFLHRELEQASTTVADAASVDLQLPPGWRVTHAYGGSFEQGRVPLGALFAGERRRVTLRMEIDAGAAGEVRAVGARLAFRSAIHGSDRNLDLGRLSVSTVNEEGHVADSRDVALHAEAIAQHVDARQAQAIEAWREGRAAEAREIAADNLATLEQWQRAAPAAAPALRTRAAAASRDMDNFQLDARSAGGRAYGLESNARRRSRAQAY